A genomic window from Arthrobacter sp. FW305-BF8 includes:
- a CDS encoding aldo/keto reductase yields MPHLTLNNGVSIPQLGFGVFQVPPEETQRIVEDALEAGYRHIDTAAAYRNEAGVGAAIAASGIPREELFITTKLRNGEQGNAQEAFQNSRKALGLDFIDLYLIHWPVPSQGLYAEAWKELEKIYATGEARAIGVSNFLEEHLDTVLAGAGVVPAVNQFELHPTFQQAPLAAKSRSHGIAVEAYSPLGQGADLDAAAVTGLAEDRGATPAQIVLAWHLAAGNIVIPKSADSSRMRENLAAAAIQLTAAEAESINALEAGSRIGADPAVAAFSQL; encoded by the coding sequence ATCCCGCACCTCACCCTCAACAACGGTGTCTCCATCCCCCAGCTGGGATTCGGCGTGTTCCAGGTGCCGCCCGAGGAGACCCAGCGCATTGTCGAGGATGCCCTCGAAGCCGGATATCGCCACATCGACACCGCAGCGGCGTACCGGAATGAGGCGGGAGTGGGCGCAGCCATTGCCGCCTCCGGGATACCCCGCGAGGAACTCTTCATCACCACCAAGTTGCGCAACGGCGAGCAGGGCAACGCACAGGAGGCGTTCCAGAACAGCAGGAAGGCCCTCGGGCTGGACTTCATTGACCTCTACCTGATCCACTGGCCGGTGCCGTCGCAGGGTCTCTATGCCGAGGCGTGGAAGGAACTGGAAAAGATTTACGCCACCGGCGAGGCACGCGCCATCGGCGTTTCGAATTTCCTGGAGGAGCACCTGGACACGGTCCTGGCAGGCGCCGGGGTGGTTCCGGCCGTTAACCAGTTCGAACTGCACCCCACATTCCAGCAGGCCCCGCTCGCTGCCAAGAGCCGGTCCCACGGAATCGCGGTGGAAGCCTATAGCCCGCTGGGGCAGGGCGCGGACCTGGACGCGGCTGCCGTCACCGGCCTTGCCGAGGACCGCGGGGCCACCCCAGCGCAGATTGTCCTCGCGTGGCACCTGGCCGCCGGTAACATCGTCATCCCCAAGTCCGCCGACTCCTCCCGTATGCGGGAGAATTTGGCGGCAGCGGCGATCCAACTGACCGCCGCGGAAGCGGAGTCAATCAACGCGCTGGAGGCCGGGTCGCGCATCGGCGCGGATCCCGCCGTCGCCGCTTTTTCCCAGCTATAA
- a CDS encoding GNAT family N-acetyltransferase, translated as MTENTTAAEDQFTPDVTTFRNDALHRYELHVGGKLAVEVRFEDKPGHVDFIHTQTSEQFQGHGLAKVLIHFALDDVVAAGKRIIPHCPFTARYLRKHEVYTQCIDWPEAAAPKLLGT; from the coding sequence ATGACCGAGAACACGACAGCCGCCGAGGACCAGTTCACCCCGGACGTCACCACCTTCCGGAACGATGCGCTCCACCGCTACGAACTGCACGTGGGCGGGAAGCTGGCGGTGGAAGTCAGGTTCGAAGACAAGCCTGGGCACGTGGACTTCATCCACACCCAGACGTCCGAGCAGTTCCAGGGCCATGGCCTGGCCAAGGTGCTGATCCACTTTGCCCTAGACGATGTTGTGGCGGCGGGCAAGAGGATCATCCCGCACTGCCCGTTTACGGCCCGTTACCTGCGCAAGCACGAGGTGTACACGCAGTGCATCGACTGGCCTGAGGCGGCCGCGCCCAAGCTTTTGGGTACCTGA
- a CDS encoding aldo/keto reductase, with protein sequence MQYTHLGRSGLKVSRLCLGTMNFGPQTDESAAHSIMDSAHGAGINFFDTANVYGGTEHRGWTEEIIGRWFAKGGERRERTVLATKLYGSMTDRPNESKLSALNIRRALDASLKRLQTDYIDIYQFHHVDRNTPWDEIWQAIEVAVQQGKILYSGSSNFAGWHIAQAQEAATRRNYTGLISEQSIYNLLTRNVELEVIPAAQQYGLGIIPWSPLHGGLLGGVLKKERDGVRRLEGRAAETLKKHHDQIREYEDFAEELGHEPGDVALAWLLHQPAVTAPIVGPRTQEQLDAAIRALDVPLNEDALKRLDAIFPGHRTAPEDYAW encoded by the coding sequence ATGCAGTACACGCATCTGGGCCGTTCGGGCCTGAAGGTTTCCCGGCTTTGCCTGGGCACCATGAACTTCGGCCCGCAGACCGACGAATCCGCCGCGCACTCGATCATGGATTCCGCCCACGGGGCGGGCATCAATTTCTTTGACACCGCCAACGTCTATGGCGGAACCGAGCACCGCGGCTGGACCGAGGAAATCATCGGCCGCTGGTTCGCCAAGGGCGGCGAGCGCCGCGAGCGCACCGTGCTCGCCACCAAGCTTTATGGCAGTATGACGGACCGCCCCAACGAGTCCAAGCTTTCCGCCCTGAACATCCGGCGGGCACTCGATGCCAGCCTCAAGCGGCTCCAGACTGATTACATCGACATCTACCAGTTCCATCACGTGGACCGGAACACGCCGTGGGATGAGATCTGGCAAGCCATCGAAGTGGCCGTCCAGCAGGGCAAAATCCTCTACTCGGGCAGCAGCAACTTCGCCGGCTGGCACATAGCGCAGGCGCAGGAAGCCGCCACCCGCCGGAACTACACGGGCCTCATAAGCGAGCAGTCCATCTACAACCTGCTGACCCGGAACGTAGAGCTGGAGGTCATCCCCGCCGCCCAGCAGTACGGCCTGGGCATCATCCCGTGGTCGCCGCTGCACGGCGGGCTCCTGGGCGGGGTACTGAAAAAGGAGCGCGACGGCGTCCGGCGCCTTGAGGGGCGGGCGGCGGAAACACTCAAGAAGCACCACGACCAGATCCGGGAATATGAGGACTTCGCCGAGGAACTGGGCCATGAGCCCGGAGACGTCGCCCTCGCGTGGCTGCTTCACCAGCCGGCTGTCACCGCCCCGATCGTCGGTCCGCGCACGCAGGAACAGCTGGATGCAGCCATCCGGGCCCTGGACGTCCCGCTGAATGAGGATGCGCTCAAGCGCCTCGATGCCATCTTCCCGGGACATCGCACCGCCCCGGAGGACTACGCCTGGTGA
- a CDS encoding NAD(P)-dependent oxidoreductase, with translation MTSNYTVTVLGLGAMGLPMATRLASQLTVHGFDIAEPRLRLAEESGVKTFASARDAAQDTDALLLAVRNSEQLDDVLFGGNGVASVLKPGAVVILTSTVGTEAIPSTVARLAEFGVGLVDAPLSGGPKRAGEGDLLIVVGAEPAALEGARPVLELLASTLTVVGDKPGDGQALKTVNQLLCGIHIAAAAEAMALADALGLDQAKTLAALEAGAAGSFMLSNRGPRILEAYTEEGAEVLSRLDIFVKDMGIVGKATRSAGLATPVAAAAEQLYLLGQAHGLAAADDSAVIKVVAPTKRTAGEG, from the coding sequence ATGACCTCGAATTACACAGTCACCGTCCTCGGACTGGGCGCCATGGGACTGCCCATGGCTACCCGTCTCGCCAGCCAGCTGACCGTCCACGGCTTCGACATCGCCGAACCGCGCCTGCGCCTCGCCGAGGAATCCGGCGTTAAGACCTTCGCTTCCGCCCGGGACGCAGCCCAGGACACCGACGCCCTGCTGCTCGCCGTGCGCAACAGTGAACAGCTCGACGACGTCCTGTTCGGCGGGAACGGCGTGGCCTCGGTGCTGAAGCCGGGTGCCGTCGTCATCCTGACCAGCACCGTGGGCACGGAGGCCATCCCGTCCACCGTCGCCCGCCTGGCAGAGTTCGGCGTCGGGCTCGTGGATGCGCCTCTCTCCGGCGGCCCCAAGCGTGCCGGCGAAGGCGACCTGCTGATCGTCGTCGGAGCCGAGCCCGCTGCCCTGGAAGGGGCACGTCCAGTCCTGGAACTGCTCGCCTCCACGCTGACCGTCGTCGGCGACAAGCCCGGTGACGGGCAGGCGCTGAAGACCGTCAACCAGCTGCTGTGCGGCATCCACATCGCTGCCGCCGCCGAGGCCATGGCGCTGGCCGACGCCCTGGGCCTGGACCAGGCGAAGACCCTGGCCGCCCTCGAGGCCGGTGCCGCGGGCTCCTTCATGCTGTCCAACCGCGGACCCCGCATCCTGGAGGCCTACACGGAGGAAGGCGCCGAGGTACTCAGCCGCCTGGACATCTTCGTCAAGGACATGGGCATCGTGGGCAAGGCCACGCGCAGTGCTGGCCTGGCGACCCCCGTTGCCGCCGCCGCCGAGCAGCTGTACCTGCTGGGCCAGGCGCACGGGCTCGCCGCCGCCGACGACTCCGCCGTCATCAAGGTGGTTGCCCCCACCAAGCGCACCGCCGGGGAAGGCTGA
- a CDS encoding dodecin, protein MSNNTYSISEIVGTSTEGIDAAVRNGISDAAKTLRNLDWFEVKEVRGHLENGQVADWQVTLKLGFRLERD, encoded by the coding sequence TTGTCTAATAACACCTACAGCATTTCTGAAATTGTCGGAACCTCGACTGAAGGCATCGATGCGGCCGTCCGCAACGGCATTTCCGACGCCGCAAAGACGCTGCGCAACCTGGACTGGTTCGAAGTCAAGGAGGTCCGCGGCCACCTCGAGAACGGCCAAGTGGCGGACTGGCAGGTCACCCTCAAGCTCGGGTTCCGCCTGGAGCGGGACTGA
- a CDS encoding FadR/GntR family transcriptional regulator, giving the protein MARKSLVGVVADELLDRIISGEFPPGSSVPGELELSARHDVSRMTVREAMKTLEAQRILSVERGRGTFVNPLNRWSSLEAVLRATSEGQNGPAAAIQLIELRRMLETGACELAAQRITEAELEGLRDCVADMRKAHQNNDVASFVAADLAFHDQILQASENVFVAVLFEPLHRVLEKGRTETSKVPDIQEHAIGHHQSIYEALAARDPQQARDAMDAHMQQTLSDLRSYVLET; this is encoded by the coding sequence ATGGCACGCAAATCATTGGTGGGCGTCGTCGCCGACGAACTCCTTGACCGCATCATCTCCGGCGAGTTTCCGCCGGGCAGCAGCGTGCCAGGAGAACTGGAACTCAGCGCACGGCACGACGTCAGCCGGATGACAGTGCGGGAGGCGATGAAGACCCTCGAGGCGCAGCGCATCCTTAGCGTGGAACGGGGCCGCGGCACGTTCGTGAACCCCCTGAACCGCTGGTCGTCTCTCGAGGCAGTGCTGCGGGCCACCTCCGAGGGGCAGAACGGCCCGGCCGCCGCCATTCAGCTGATCGAGTTGCGCCGGATGCTGGAAACGGGTGCCTGCGAGCTCGCTGCACAGCGCATTACCGAAGCGGAGCTTGAAGGCCTTCGGGACTGCGTGGCGGACATGCGGAAGGCCCACCAGAACAATGATGTGGCGAGCTTTGTTGCCGCCGACCTGGCTTTCCATGACCAGATACTGCAGGCGTCTGAAAACGTCTTTGTGGCCGTCCTCTTTGAACCGCTGCACCGCGTTCTCGAAAAGGGACGGACCGAAACCTCGAAGGTGCCGGATATCCAGGAGCATGCGATCGGGCACCACCAGAGCATCTACGAGGCTCTGGCTGCCCGCGATCCACAGCAGGCACGCGATGCCATGGACGCCCACATGCAGCAGACCCTCAGCGACCTCAGAAGCTACGTGCTGGAAACCTAG
- a CDS encoding helix-turn-helix transcriptional regulator: MGQSAEFGKFLKAMRSRLKPEEAGITDGAGARRVPGLRREEIARLAGVSTDYYTRLEQGRNIHPSRAVLDSVARALRLDAGEQAHMMNLMEHCAESARAPLPVQAVRPALHQLLEAVGDVPALVLGRRTDVLAGNRMAFLLFADFPELPPGKRNLTRWLILDLRARELFRDWKSVAAEAAGALRVDVGRHPNDAQANQLVGELAVHSEHFRQWWAGHRVGTRSSGVVRLHHPAVGDLELNFENLVLPDDADQMLRVYSARPGSPSADALTLLGSLGAGTAAGSGAGSTTTEGKAASGPPDTAAKAEVRRNSNGP; this comes from the coding sequence ATGGGTCAGAGCGCCGAGTTCGGCAAATTCCTCAAAGCAATGCGGTCCCGGCTGAAACCGGAAGAAGCCGGCATCACGGACGGCGCCGGTGCCAGGCGGGTCCCGGGGCTGCGGCGGGAGGAAATCGCCCGCCTGGCAGGTGTCAGCACGGACTACTACACCCGGCTGGAACAGGGCCGTAATATCCACCCGTCGCGGGCGGTGCTGGATTCGGTGGCGCGCGCACTCAGGCTCGACGCCGGAGAGCAGGCCCACATGATGAACCTCATGGAACACTGCGCAGAATCGGCGCGGGCCCCGCTTCCGGTCCAGGCGGTCCGGCCCGCACTGCACCAGCTGCTGGAGGCAGTGGGTGACGTGCCTGCGCTGGTCCTGGGACGCCGCACGGACGTCCTGGCGGGTAACCGCATGGCCTTCCTGCTGTTCGCGGACTTCCCCGAGCTGCCGCCCGGGAAGCGGAACCTGACGCGCTGGCTCATCCTCGATTTGCGGGCCCGTGAGCTCTTCCGGGACTGGAAAAGCGTGGCGGCGGAGGCTGCCGGGGCGCTGCGGGTGGACGTGGGGCGGCATCCCAACGATGCGCAGGCCAACCAGCTGGTGGGGGAGCTTGCCGTGCACAGTGAGCATTTCCGTCAATGGTGGGCGGGCCACCGGGTGGGCACCCGCTCGTCAGGCGTCGTGCGGCTCCATCACCCCGCCGTGGGCGACCTGGAACTGAACTTTGAAAATCTTGTCCTTCCGGACGACGCCGACCAGATGCTACGGGTCTATTCGGCCCGGCCCGGCTCCCCGTCCGCGGATGCACTCACGCTGCTGGGCAGCCTCGGCGCGGGCACTGCCGCTGGCAGCGGGGCTGGAAGTACGACGACGGAGGGAAAGGCCGCTTCCGGCCCGCCGGACACGGCGGCCAAGGCGGAAGTGAGGCGGAACTCGAACGGCCCCTGA
- a CDS encoding four-carbon acid sugar kinase family protein — translation MPLESDVLAAFPAELQIPASQVADAVAATAATSPRVLVVLDDDPTGTQSVADLPVLTRWEVEDFQWALHQGKPAVYVLTNTRSLDPAEAAERNEEVVRNALAAARNGEGEVKLGFVSRSDSTLRGHFPLEPDVIAATVAAESGDSTDGVVMVPAFPDAGRVTIGGVHYTRGPEAGQLTPVAETEFAKDATFGFANSEMARYVEEKSQGRFAADSVIVLDLNIIRAGSATGQAEVSAKAIADAIEPATQSTPIVVDIVTENDMRALALGLEEAERRGKKLLYRVGPPFMRARIGQDIRPELSGEEAYAGNTPSEAGGLIVVGSHVGVTTRQLKVLTDRHGSARIVEIDVERLLGEEAAAYLDQTVDTVVEALRGGDVIVHTSRLLIKTDDPAESLRIARTVSAAVVAVVNRTLKTFPPRFVIAKGGITSSDVAAHGLEIRHAIVRGPMLPGIVSLWEPVDGPAKGIPYIVFAGNVGDDESLAQVTSKLSNTF, via the coding sequence GTGCCCCTCGAATCAGACGTTCTGGCCGCCTTTCCCGCCGAGCTCCAGATCCCTGCCAGCCAGGTGGCCGACGCTGTCGCGGCGACGGCTGCCACGTCCCCGCGCGTCCTCGTGGTGCTCGACGACGATCCCACCGGCACGCAGTCGGTGGCGGATCTTCCTGTGCTCACCCGCTGGGAAGTCGAGGACTTCCAGTGGGCTCTGCATCAGGGTAAGCCAGCCGTCTACGTGCTGACGAACACCCGCAGCCTTGACCCGGCAGAAGCGGCTGAGCGCAATGAAGAAGTGGTGCGCAACGCCCTCGCTGCTGCCCGCAACGGCGAAGGCGAGGTAAAGCTCGGCTTCGTGAGCCGCAGCGACTCGACCCTCCGCGGACACTTCCCCCTGGAACCGGACGTCATTGCTGCGACGGTGGCAGCCGAAAGCGGCGACTCAACGGACGGCGTCGTGATGGTTCCGGCATTTCCCGACGCCGGCCGCGTCACCATAGGCGGTGTGCACTACACGCGCGGGCCGGAGGCCGGCCAGCTGACGCCTGTTGCGGAGACCGAATTCGCGAAGGACGCCACCTTCGGCTTCGCCAATTCCGAGATGGCCCGGTACGTGGAAGAGAAGTCGCAGGGGCGGTTCGCCGCAGACTCCGTGATCGTGCTGGACCTGAACATCATCCGCGCCGGTTCCGCCACCGGGCAGGCTGAGGTGTCGGCCAAGGCAATCGCTGACGCGATCGAGCCGGCCACGCAGTCCACGCCCATCGTGGTGGACATTGTCACGGAAAACGACATGCGCGCCCTGGCCCTAGGTCTGGAGGAGGCCGAGCGCCGCGGCAAGAAGCTGCTGTACCGGGTTGGCCCGCCGTTCATGCGGGCCCGGATCGGCCAGGACATCAGGCCTGAACTCAGCGGCGAGGAAGCGTACGCGGGCAACACCCCATCCGAAGCCGGCGGCCTGATCGTCGTCGGCTCCCACGTGGGCGTGACCACCCGGCAGCTCAAGGTGCTCACGGACCGGCACGGCAGTGCGCGCATTGTGGAGATCGACGTCGAAAGGCTCCTCGGTGAGGAGGCAGCCGCGTACCTCGACCAGACGGTGGACACTGTCGTTGAGGCGCTGCGCGGCGGCGACGTCATTGTCCACACGAGCCGCCTGCTGATCAAGACCGACGACCCGGCTGAAAGCCTGCGGATCGCGCGCACCGTCTCCGCCGCCGTCGTCGCCGTGGTGAACCGGACGCTGAAAACCTTCCCGCCGCGGTTTGTCATCGCCAAGGGCGGCATCACGTCTTCGGATGTGGCGGCGCACGGTCTGGAGATCCGGCATGCGATCGTCCGCGGGCCCATGCTGCCTGGCATCGTGAGCCTGTGGGAGCCGGTTGACGGCCCGGCCAAGGGGATCCCGTACATCGTTTTTGCCGGCAACGTCGGTGACGACGAGTCGCTCGCCCAGGTCACCAGCAAGCTCAGCAACACGTTCTAG
- a CDS encoding class II fructose-bisphosphate aldolase: MRAQLDELVVSALKRGSAVPAFTCYDFNTALAVVSAAEEAKRGVILLVAPKTAATANGLRLISALRGLADAASVPVSLQLDHASDIGVITAAVTAGADSVLADGSALPYEDNIALVNAVRSALEAQGHAGVVLEAELGGLAGDEDKAFGAEGDGAGNEVAGLTDSAQVEDFVARTGAQLLAVAVGNVHGKYKGEPRLRWDVLQDIAVRTHIPLVLHGASGIPGDELAKAPAMNVGKVNFNTELRTGVLATLEEQLPVHRADGENLQGLLARWNAAAKDFSAGTLAVLSR; the protein is encoded by the coding sequence ATGCGGGCGCAGCTCGATGAGCTGGTGGTATCCGCCCTCAAGCGGGGGTCGGCCGTGCCGGCTTTCACCTGCTACGACTTCAACACGGCCCTTGCCGTGGTGAGCGCTGCGGAGGAAGCGAAACGCGGCGTCATCCTGCTGGTGGCGCCCAAGACCGCCGCCACAGCCAACGGGCTGAGGCTCATCTCTGCGCTCCGGGGCCTGGCGGACGCCGCGTCCGTGCCGGTTTCCTTGCAGCTCGACCACGCCTCAGACATCGGCGTCATCACCGCCGCCGTCACAGCCGGGGCGGACTCCGTCCTGGCAGACGGCTCGGCACTGCCATACGAAGACAACATCGCCTTGGTGAATGCAGTGCGCTCCGCACTCGAGGCCCAGGGTCACGCAGGCGTGGTCCTGGAGGCTGAACTGGGCGGCCTGGCCGGCGACGAGGACAAGGCCTTCGGCGCGGAGGGCGACGGGGCGGGCAACGAGGTTGCCGGGCTCACCGACTCCGCCCAGGTGGAGGACTTTGTGGCTCGGACGGGTGCGCAGCTGCTCGCCGTGGCCGTGGGCAACGTCCACGGAAAGTACAAGGGCGAGCCCCGGCTGCGCTGGGATGTCCTGCAGGACATCGCCGTGCGCACGCACATCCCGCTGGTGCTCCACGGCGCGTCCGGCATTCCGGGGGACGAACTGGCCAAGGCCCCGGCCATGAACGTGGGCAAGGTCAACTTCAACACCGAACTCCGCACCGGCGTCCTCGCCACGCTCGAGGAACAGCTTCCCGTGCACCGGGCCGACGGCGAAAACCTGCAGGGGCTGCTGGCCCGGTGGAACGCCGCCGCGAAGGACTTCAGCGCCGGAACGCTGGCGGTCCTCAGCCGCTGA
- a CDS encoding acyltransferase family protein, with protein sequence MKNSTEPAAGTDIAEPARDLAIDFARLVCLALVVVGHCMMTSPVLHPDGTVTTENTLAEQDWFEPVIWVFMVMPLFFVAGGITGAQSWRRMQARGGSGFEFVQSRLLRLVRPAAALLAVMFVGLWGALLSGVDPQVVQLLASGAGMPLWFLAAYLAAQLNIPLLVGLHRRARWLTLLGLVALVVTVDCFRGAFPTLAYINMVFVWCAVQQLGFFVADGWLDRCSRSELAGLVAASNVLMLILVVLGLYRDNMLVNLNPPNLSLFLLGISQAAVLQLSRPQLFALAGVRWIRTVMAVVGRHAMTVYLWHLPLLAAMTGLLLLTDFPKPASGSAEWWWSRPLVFLGVVILLLPAVLLFGRLEERPTPAMHSRGRAPGAVVTAVVVVFVPVADAAVNGLTLGLLGGGAACFLLAVLLLGRVPARGIRPLPAQPLSANVEP encoded by the coding sequence ATGAAGAATTCCACGGAGCCTGCGGCGGGGACGGACATTGCCGAGCCCGCCCGGGACCTGGCCATCGATTTCGCGCGCTTAGTCTGCCTCGCCCTGGTGGTGGTGGGGCACTGCATGATGACCAGCCCGGTGCTGCACCCCGACGGCACCGTCACCACGGAAAACACCCTGGCCGAGCAGGACTGGTTCGAGCCGGTCATCTGGGTCTTCATGGTGATGCCGCTGTTCTTCGTGGCAGGAGGCATCACCGGGGCGCAATCCTGGCGGCGCATGCAGGCGCGCGGCGGCAGCGGCTTTGAGTTCGTCCAGTCCCGGCTGCTACGCCTGGTCCGTCCGGCGGCAGCACTGCTGGCGGTCATGTTCGTCGGCCTGTGGGGCGCGCTGCTGTCCGGCGTGGATCCGCAGGTGGTGCAGCTGCTGGCCAGCGGGGCCGGCATGCCGCTGTGGTTCCTCGCGGCCTACCTGGCGGCCCAGCTGAATATTCCGCTCCTGGTGGGACTGCACCGGCGTGCCCGGTGGCTGACTCTGCTGGGCCTGGTGGCGCTCGTGGTGACGGTTGACTGCTTCCGTGGGGCTTTCCCGACGCTCGCGTACATCAACATGGTGTTCGTGTGGTGCGCGGTGCAGCAACTCGGGTTCTTTGTGGCGGACGGCTGGCTGGACCGGTGCAGCAGGTCGGAGCTGGCAGGGCTGGTCGCCGCGAGCAACGTGCTGATGCTCATTTTGGTGGTGCTGGGCCTGTACCGGGACAACATGCTGGTGAACCTGAATCCGCCCAACCTCAGCCTGTTCCTGCTGGGCATCTCGCAGGCGGCGGTGCTGCAGCTTTCCCGGCCGCAGCTGTTCGCCCTCGCCGGCGTGCGCTGGATCCGCACCGTGATGGCCGTCGTTGGCCGGCATGCCATGACGGTCTACCTTTGGCACCTGCCGCTGCTGGCTGCCATGACCGGGCTGCTCCTGCTGACCGACTTTCCTAAGCCCGCCTCGGGCAGCGCGGAATGGTGGTGGTCACGCCCGCTCGTCTTCCTCGGAGTGGTCATCCTCCTGCTGCCGGCGGTTCTCCTGTTCGGTCGGCTTGAGGAACGGCCGACGCCGGCCATGCACTCACGGGGCCGGGCGCCGGGGGCTGTGGTGACCGCCGTCGTCGTCGTTTTTGTCCCGGTGGCTGACGCCGCCGTTAATGGCCTGACGTTGGGGCTCCTGGGCGGCGGTGCCGCCTGCTTCCTTCTGGCCGTGCTGTTGCTGGGGCGCGTTCCCGCACGCGGAATTCGACCATTGCCAGCACAGCCATTAAGTGCCAATGTCGAACCATGA
- a CDS encoding NAD-dependent epimerase/dehydratase family protein, whose translation MKLLFIGGTGAISAAAVARAAELGHRVTVLNRGRSVDRPTPAGTEILRADVRDPAAVRNVLGGREFDAVADFISFTPEHAVAAVEQFRGRTGQFVFISSASAYQKPPARLPILESTPLRNPYWQYSRDKIACEDVLLQAYREEDFPVTVVRPSHTYDRTKIVLLGGWTDIHRMRAGLPVVVHGDGASLWTVTHSSDFAKAFVGLMGRYQAVGESYTITSDEFLTWDAIYRQFAQAAGVAGPELVHVPSETIAAIDPVRGPWLLGDRSHSVVFDNSKIKALVPQFSATIPFSFGAREVVQWHDSWPELQVVDDGFMDMSDKLIDWVRRPF comes from the coding sequence CTGAAGCTGCTGTTCATCGGTGGAACCGGCGCGATCAGCGCTGCGGCGGTGGCGCGTGCGGCGGAGCTTGGCCACCGGGTCACCGTGCTTAATAGGGGAAGATCGGTGGACCGTCCTACGCCCGCCGGCACGGAGATCCTGCGGGCAGACGTCCGCGATCCCGCAGCAGTCCGGAACGTTCTGGGCGGACGCGAGTTCGACGCCGTCGCGGACTTCATCTCCTTCACTCCAGAGCACGCCGTCGCCGCTGTGGAGCAGTTCCGCGGCCGCACCGGACAGTTCGTGTTCATCAGCTCAGCCTCGGCGTACCAAAAGCCGCCGGCCCGGCTCCCCATCCTGGAATCGACCCCCCTGCGGAATCCCTACTGGCAGTATTCACGGGACAAAATTGCCTGCGAGGATGTCCTGCTGCAGGCGTACCGCGAGGAGGACTTTCCGGTCACGGTGGTGCGGCCGTCTCATACTTACGACCGGACCAAGATCGTGCTGCTGGGAGGCTGGACGGACATCCACCGGATGCGGGCGGGCCTGCCAGTTGTTGTGCATGGCGACGGGGCTTCGCTGTGGACTGTTACGCACAGCAGTGATTTCGCCAAGGCTTTCGTGGGGCTCATGGGCCGCTATCAAGCGGTGGGTGAAAGCTACACCATCACCTCGGACGAGTTCCTCACGTGGGACGCGATCTACCGCCAGTTCGCGCAGGCGGCCGGGGTTGCCGGGCCGGAACTGGTCCATGTGCCATCGGAAACTATCGCGGCCATCGATCCGGTCCGCGGTCCCTGGCTGCTGGGCGACCGGTCGCACTCGGTGGTGTTCGACAATTCCAAGATCAAGGCCCTGGTTCCACAGTTCTCGGCAACCATCCCATTTTCCTTTGGTGCGCGGGAAGTGGTGCAGTGGCACGACTCCTGGCCGGAGCTGCAGGTGGTGGACGACGGGTTCATGGACATGAGCGACAAACTCATCGACTGGGTCCGGCGGCCCTTCTAG